A single window of Methanoregula sp. DNA harbors:
- a CDS encoding response regulator, with product MVRDNSEFAQKLLATFRVEADGHLSAIAAGLLELEKPLGPEHHAAVVESVFRETHTLKGAARSVNLTDIEKTCQALESVFSAAKQQKITFSRETFDLLHQCVSLLETFLQGTEPDIKTARKKSREIILSLTEIVQGTPPAPARQETAGTTTIPEPHADVEPVHIAGPVPTAPARAGIQADTIKISTARLDLLMLKTEEISDAKRAAAQRSSDLGRICRQFAPWKQRWAGIRTRLPALRRSARPVQIQKHQEHKRAEFGKFTDFLEYNAEFVHTLESELVRQKTMISADHQFLLERTDNLIDDMKGLLMMPAGSMLESFPRFVREFSRDKNKDVDLAIEGQEIMIDRRILDEMKDAFMHMVRNAIDHGIEPPETRIGKGKERSGKITIRFTYREGKNVEILMEDDGAGIENKNIGMAAVKSGIITEEELDHFTDNEILTLIFRSGVTTSPIITDTSGRGLGLAIAMEKVDRLGGSIEVNTTPGMGTKFRILIPLTIATFQGLVVNENRQTFVVPLKNVDRVMRITPEKIKTVEGQRVIELENEPLAIVRLADALGIPYNVSDKEPQAIYIVVVIFADKRLGISVDEIGYAQDVMIKGLGQHLMRVRNISSATVLGTGKVVPVVNVGDLMKSAVRLRSEGGASIPATDKEKEKKKKTILVTEDSITSRMLLKNILEGAGYIVETAVDGMDAFSKLRSGSFDIVVSDVDMPRMNGFVLTEKIRSDKKYSELPVVLVTALDSQQDRERGIDVGANAYIVKSSFDQSNLLEVVQRLIGK from the coding sequence ATGGTAAGAGACAACAGCGAATTTGCACAAAAGCTCCTTGCGACCTTCCGTGTTGAGGCAGATGGGCACCTCAGTGCCATCGCAGCGGGTTTACTCGAGCTCGAAAAGCCGCTGGGCCCGGAACATCATGCCGCTGTTGTGGAATCAGTCTTTCGTGAGACACACACGTTAAAAGGCGCTGCTCGTTCGGTAAACCTTACCGATATCGAGAAGACCTGTCAGGCGCTCGAAAGTGTTTTTTCAGCCGCCAAACAGCAAAAGATCACTTTCTCACGCGAGACCTTTGATCTCCTTCACCAGTGCGTCAGTCTTCTCGAAACATTCTTACAAGGCACTGAACCGGATATCAAAACGGCCCGCAAAAAAAGCCGGGAAATTATCCTGAGCTTAACCGAAATTGTTCAGGGAACGCCCCCTGCACCGGCCCGGCAGGAAACGGCAGGGACAACAACCATACCGGAACCCCATGCAGACGTTGAGCCGGTCCATATAGCCGGACCGGTACCAACCGCCCCTGCCCGGGCCGGTATCCAGGCAGACACGATCAAGATCTCCACGGCCCGGCTCGATTTGCTCATGCTCAAGACAGAAGAGATTAGCGATGCAAAACGTGCAGCTGCCCAACGCTCATCCGATCTTGGCAGGATCTGCCGGCAGTTCGCGCCATGGAAACAGCGCTGGGCGGGCATCCGGACCCGGCTTCCGGCACTACGGAGAAGTGCCCGGCCTGTACAAATTCAAAAGCATCAGGAACACAAGCGCGCAGAGTTTGGAAAATTCACGGATTTTCTCGAATATAATGCCGAATTTGTCCATACCCTTGAATCCGAACTGGTACGACAGAAAACCATGATCAGTGCAGATCACCAGTTCCTCCTGGAGCGGACAGACAACCTTATCGATGATATGAAAGGGCTCCTGATGATGCCTGCCGGATCTATGCTAGAGTCCTTCCCGCGATTTGTCAGGGAATTCTCACGGGACAAAAACAAGGACGTGGATCTTGCCATTGAGGGACAGGAGATCATGATCGACAGGCGGATCCTTGATGAGATGAAGGACGCGTTCATGCATATGGTGCGAAATGCAATCGATCACGGCATCGAACCGCCGGAAACAAGGATCGGGAAAGGAAAGGAAAGGTCTGGGAAAATCACTATCCGCTTCACGTACAGAGAGGGAAAAAATGTTGAAATTCTTATGGAGGATGACGGTGCCGGAATCGAAAATAAAAATATCGGGATGGCAGCAGTCAAATCGGGAATCATCACAGAAGAAGAACTTGATCACTTTACCGACAATGAAATTCTTACCCTGATATTCCGTTCCGGGGTCACGACAAGCCCCATTATCACCGATACATCGGGAAGGGGGCTTGGCCTTGCAATAGCCATGGAGAAGGTGGACAGGCTTGGCGGATCGATTGAAGTAAACACGACACCCGGTATGGGAACGAAATTCCGGATCCTTATCCCCCTGACCATTGCCACGTTCCAGGGGCTCGTTGTCAACGAAAACCGGCAGACTTTTGTAGTGCCGTTAAAGAACGTGGATCGTGTCATGCGGATCACCCCTGAAAAAATCAAAACCGTGGAAGGCCAGAGGGTAATCGAACTGGAAAACGAGCCGCTTGCAATCGTCCGGCTTGCCGATGCACTCGGGATTCCCTATAATGTATCAGATAAAGAACCGCAGGCGATCTATATTGTCGTGGTTATTTTCGCTGACAAACGTCTCGGTATCTCTGTCGATGAGATTGGGTACGCACAGGATGTGATGATTAAAGGGCTCGGTCAGCACCTGATGCGGGTGAGGAATATTTCCAGCGCGACAGTGCTCGGCACCGGAAAAGTAGTGCCGGTGGTGAATGTCGGGGATCTTATGAAATCTGCGGTCCGTCTTCGTTCTGAGGGAGGAGCGTCCATTCCTGCAACTGATAAGGAGAAGGAAAAAAAGAAAAAAACAATTCTTGTTACCGAGGACTCGATTACATCAAGAATGCTTCTCAAGAATATCCTGGAAGGTGCAGGATACATAGTCGAGACGGCAGTGGATGGCATGGATGCGTTCTCAAAACTCCGGTCAGGATCATTTGATATCGTTGTGTCTGACGTAGACATGCCGCGAATGAATGGGTTTGTCCTGACTGAAAAGATCCGAAGTGACAAGAAATATTCAGAACTGCCCGTGGTTCTTGTGACCGCTCTTGATTCACAGCAGGACCGTGAGCGCGGGATCGACGTGGGCGCCAATGCCTACATCGTAAAAAGCAGTTTTGACCAGAGCAACCTGCTCGAAGTAGTCCAGAGGCTTATCGGGAAGTGA
- a CDS encoding methyl-accepting chemotaxis protein: protein MPETKAHSNIFKVIVLTIILPIIGLGFLGVTTEGWTWLEIPFHSVLEAMGVFAGLFLAWIFISGKEDKENGGYYTWIAAALIGMAILDGFHASVTPGNLFVWFHTIAVLAGGSLFLVALGVIRSDQGRGNTTAPVIAGVVVVLIGLYSIIAPDSVPVVMVGGVFTLTGIIMNVIAGILFLCAGFWFLSRYRQNGQLVELFFGSFCLLNGVAAAVFPLSAPWLASWWLWHFLRLAAYLVLLGYVYYVFQQTSRKLLESSKIILRKLELEKTMEELNGAIQVLASSSSEILATTTQIAAGAAETASAIGETTSTIEEVKQTVDLASQKANNVAEGSRQASAIAQSGQKAVDNVVSSMHRVQEQMESIADNVVQLAEKSQAIGEIIVTVNDIAEQSNILAVNASIEAAKAGEQGKGFGVVAQEIRTLAEQSKEATAQVRTILTDIQRGVSASVMATEQGNRTVAESMKQSTEAGESIRVLAGTVAESATAATQIAASSQQQLVGMNQIVQSMENIKQASQQNLKGTQQAETAAKNLHDLGQKLKQIADRYRL from the coding sequence ATGCCTGAAACCAAAGCACATTCAAACATATTCAAAGTCATTGTCTTAACAATTATTCTCCCCATTATCGGCCTGGGGTTTCTCGGGGTAACAACAGAAGGATGGACATGGCTTGAGATACCATTCCATTCCGTTCTGGAAGCGATGGGAGTCTTTGCAGGGTTGTTCCTCGCCTGGATATTTATTTCCGGGAAAGAAGACAAGGAAAATGGCGGTTATTATACCTGGATCGCTGCAGCGCTTATCGGGATGGCTATCCTTGACGGGTTCCATGCTTCTGTCACCCCCGGTAATCTTTTTGTCTGGTTCCACACCATCGCAGTCCTTGCCGGTGGATCCCTCTTTCTTGTTGCCCTTGGCGTAATCCGCAGCGATCAGGGACGGGGAAACACGACAGCTCCGGTTATTGCCGGGGTCGTGGTCGTCCTGATCGGTTTATACTCGATCATCGCTCCGGACTCTGTACCGGTCGTGATGGTCGGGGGCGTTTTTACCTTAACCGGCATCATCATGAATGTCATCGCCGGCATTCTGTTCCTTTGTGCAGGGTTCTGGTTCCTCTCTCGTTACCGGCAGAACGGGCAGCTTGTGGAACTGTTTTTTGGCAGTTTTTGTCTGCTCAATGGCGTGGCAGCCGCTGTGTTTCCCTTATCAGCCCCGTGGCTGGCGAGCTGGTGGCTGTGGCACTTCCTTCGCCTCGCCGCCTACCTCGTCCTGCTGGGGTATGTTTATTATGTATTCCAGCAGACCAGCCGGAAATTACTGGAATCCTCAAAAATTATCCTTAGGAAGCTTGAACTGGAAAAAACCATGGAGGAACTTAACGGAGCAATTCAGGTCCTCGCCTCCTCCTCATCCGAGATCCTTGCCACCACCACCCAGATCGCCGCCGGTGCAGCAGAGACCGCGTCTGCCATCGGCGAGACCACCTCAACCATTGAAGAAGTCAAGCAGACGGTAGACCTTGCCAGCCAGAAGGCAAACAATGTTGCCGAAGGTTCCCGGCAGGCATCCGCAATCGCGCAGTCCGGGCAGAAGGCTGTCGATAATGTGGTGAGCAGCATGCACCGGGTGCAGGAACAGATGGAGTCCATCGCCGATAACGTGGTGCAGCTTGCCGAGAAGAGCCAGGCAATCGGGGAGATCATCGTGACGGTGAACGATATTGCAGAACAGTCCAATATCCTCGCGGTCAATGCGTCCATCGAGGCGGCAAAAGCAGGCGAGCAGGGCAAGGGGTTCGGCGTCGTGGCGCAGGAGATCCGCACGCTTGCCGAGCAGTCGAAAGAGGCGACCGCACAGGTCAGGACCATCCTTACCGATATCCAGCGGGGCGTGAGCGCCTCGGTGATGGCAACCGAGCAGGGGAACCGGACGGTTGCCGAGAGCATGAAACAGTCCACTGAGGCAGGAGAATCCATCCGGGTGCTCGCAGGTACCGTTGCGGAATCTGCAACAGCGGCAACCCAGATCGCCGCTTCAAGCCAGCAGCAGCTCGTGGGAATGAACCAGATCGTGCAGTCAATGGAGAACATCAAGCAGGCAAGCCAGCAGAACCTGAAAGGCACACAACAGGCCGAAACCGCAGCAAAGAACCTCCACGATCTTGGGCAGAAACTCAAGCAAATCGCCGACAGATACCGGCTATAA
- a CDS encoding methyl-accepting chemotaxis protein: MKAFRDFPVKAKLFVSFGIMILLLVIVAATAYLSVAYIQENNKKIHDSDLANVIDVLEVRGYTSENRDEVLSMIVEKNKSAIEQKRQDIIQRKALVDGKMKDLLSRNANDPVLLPKLQSFNELRIEYADTRDNEQIPLILSGKREEATQLALGIQQQRYSQIEPMVDDIVTITEQRVSDSLRQTDQLAAQMNTIILIAVLAALLLGLGLSYLLTQSISSPISTLAENADRIAKGDLTVQTTTESRADEIGMLNASFATMVKNLRDVQTDLSAGIGVLASSSSEILATTTQIAAGAAETASAVSETTATVEEVKQTVDLASQKAKSVAESSQQASAIAQSGQKAVDEVVGSMHRVQEQMESIADNVVQLAEKSQAIGEIIVTVNDIAEQSNILAVNASIEAAKTGEQGKGFGVVAQEIRTLAEQSKEATAQVRTILTDIQRGVSSAVMATEQGNRTVAESMKQSTEAGESIRVLAGTVGESSKAATQISASSQQQLVGMNQIVQSMENIKQASQQNLKGTQQAETAAKNLHDLGQKLKEIAGRYRI, encoded by the coding sequence ATGAAAGCGTTTCGTGATTTTCCGGTAAAGGCCAAGCTCTTTGTGAGTTTTGGCATCATGATCCTGCTGCTCGTTATCGTGGCAGCAACGGCGTATCTGAGTGTAGCCTATATACAGGAGAATAATAAGAAAATCCATGACAGCGATCTCGCCAATGTAATCGACGTCCTTGAGGTCCGTGGTTACACCTCGGAGAACCGTGACGAAGTCCTTTCGATGATCGTTGAAAAAAACAAGTCAGCCATTGAACAGAAACGGCAGGATATCATCCAGCGAAAGGCACTCGTCGACGGGAAGATGAAAGACCTTCTTTCCCGCAACGCGAATGACCCGGTTCTCCTCCCAAAGTTGCAGTCTTTCAACGAACTCAGGATCGAATACGCAGACACGAGAGACAATGAGCAGATCCCCCTTATCCTTTCGGGAAAACGTGAAGAAGCAACCCAGCTAGCACTGGGGATCCAGCAGCAGCGGTATTCGCAAATCGAACCGATGGTCGATGATATTGTGACCATCACAGAGCAGCGTGTTTCGGATTCTCTAAGGCAGACCGATCAGCTGGCAGCGCAGATGAACACCATCATCCTGATCGCAGTGCTAGCCGCTCTTCTGCTGGGACTCGGTTTGTCCTACCTCCTCACGCAGAGCATCTCCTCCCCGATAAGCACCCTTGCTGAAAATGCAGACCGGATTGCCAAAGGAGATCTCACCGTACAGACTACGACAGAATCCCGGGCTGATGAGATCGGTATGTTGAATGCCTCGTTTGCCACGATGGTGAAGAACCTGCGCGATGTCCAGACGGATTTATCCGCGGGCATCGGTGTGCTTGCCTCCTCCTCATCTGAGATCCTTGCCACTACCACCCAGATCGCCGCCGGTGCAGCAGAGACAGCTTCTGCCGTAAGCGAGACTACCGCAACGGTCGAAGAAGTGAAACAGACTGTCGACCTTGCCAGCCAGAAGGCAAAAAGCGTTGCCGAAAGTTCCCAGCAGGCATCCGCAATAGCGCAGTCAGGACAGAAGGCAGTCGATGAGGTGGTCGGGAGCATGCACCGTGTCCAGGAACAGATGGAATCCATTGCCGACAACGTGGTGCAGCTCGCCGAGAAGAGCCAGGCAATCGGCGAGATCATCGTCACGGTGAACGATATCGCTGAACAGTCCAATATTCTCGCTGTCAATGCTTCTATCGAGGCGGCAAAGACGGGAGAGCAAGGCAAAGGATTCGGTGTTGTGGCACAGGAGATCCGTACTCTTGCCGAGCAATCGAAAGAGGCGACCGCACAGGTCAGGACCATCCTCACCGATATCCAGCGGGGTGTGAGCTCCGCAGTGATGGCAACTGAACAGGGGAACCGGACGGTTGCCGAGAGCATGAAACAGTCGACCGAGGCAGGGGAATCCATCCGGGTGCTCGCAGGTACCGTCGGGGAATCTTCAAAAGCGGCGACCCAGATTTCAGCATCCAGCCAGCAGCAGCTCGTAGGAATGAACCAGATCGTTCAGTCGATGGAGAACATCAAGCAGGCAAGCCAGCAGAACCTGAAAGGCACACAACAGGCCGAAACCGCAGCAAAGAACCTCCACGATCTTGGGCAGAAACTCAAAGAGATCGCAGGCAGGTACCGGATTTAA
- a CDS encoding chemotaxis protein CheW gives MITIKQSLSGKKQPVNWGDVHHRLDAARLAIEHLRAPAAEDRKRILRERARLLAQEEEKIPDQNSISVVEFMLASEHYGIESSFVKEVLQIRDLTHLPGTPPFLLGIINIRGEICSVIDLKKFFSLPELGLPEFNKVIVIQNESMKFGIVVDSVVGSRQILHMSLKPLPPTFTGIHTDYVKGVAPGPVVILDGERILADRNLVVNEQV, from the coding sequence ATGATAACAATAAAACAATCTCTGTCAGGGAAGAAGCAACCGGTGAACTGGGGCGATGTGCATCACCGGCTCGATGCTGCAAGGCTGGCAATCGAGCACCTCAGGGCACCGGCTGCAGAGGACAGAAAACGGATCCTCAGGGAACGTGCAAGACTGCTCGCACAAGAAGAAGAAAAAATTCCGGATCAGAATAGCATCTCTGTTGTCGAATTTATGCTCGCCTCAGAGCACTACGGGATCGAATCTTCCTTTGTTAAGGAGGTATTGCAGATCAGGGACCTTACCCATCTTCCCGGTACTCCACCGTTTCTGCTGGGTATCATCAATATCCGGGGAGAGATTTGCTCGGTCATCGATCTGAAAAAATTCTTCAGCCTTCCGGAACTGGGGCTCCCGGAATTCAATAAAGTGATTGTTATCCAGAATGAGTCAATGAAATTCGGAATCGTTGTCGATTCTGTTGTCGGTTCCCGCCAGATCCTTCACATGTCCCTGAAACCCCTGCCGCCGACATTTACCGGCATCCATACGGATTATGTGAAGGGTGTGGCACCCGGGCCGGTTGTCATTCTTGACGGGGAAAGAATTCTGGCAGACCGGAACCTTGTCGTAAATGAACAGGTGTAG
- a CDS encoding chemotaxis protein CheW yields MGPMNKISGVLVFTLDEQRYGLELPVVERVFPMVEVTPLPKSPDIVLGIINVRGSLVPVFDIRRRFGCSERECGISDQLILASTKKRRVALPVDTVQGVVEPASKPVDAGEILPDLPYIQGVVKLPDGLVLIHDLDTFLSLDEETALNVALPGGGI; encoded by the coding sequence ATGGGACCCATGAACAAAATTTCCGGCGTTCTTGTTTTCACGCTTGACGAGCAGCGGTACGGGCTCGAACTCCCTGTTGTCGAGCGGGTGTTCCCGATGGTGGAGGTTACTCCGCTCCCGAAATCTCCGGATATTGTTCTTGGAATTATCAATGTTCGTGGATCCTTGGTCCCGGTCTTTGACATCCGCAGGAGGTTTGGATGCAGCGAACGGGAATGCGGAATCTCTGACCAGCTCATTCTCGCCAGTACAAAGAAACGCAGGGTTGCCCTCCCAGTTGATACCGTGCAGGGAGTGGTTGAACCCGCCAGCAAACCTGTCGACGCTGGCGAGATCCTCCCCGATCTTCCCTATATTCAGGGTGTCGTAAAATTGCCCGATGGACTGGTCCTGATTCATGATCTCGATACGTTCCTGTCGCTTGATGAAGAGACAGCACTGAATGTTGCGTTGCCCGGGGGTGGGATTTAA
- a CDS encoding PEGA domain-containing protein — protein MNWNFVPDREYFRCLPGSAVPVLIIALLILPMCAGAADPLGSLIVESNPSSARVFINDQYVGATPFATKLDSGHYTVKVTQVGYQDYTTTVAIFSNQITTVNPVLVPVPQTGTLSVASTPSQARVLVDDVMVGMTPYTGAVNAGSHNVKVTKINFNDYSTTVVIAADQTTTLTVNLVLVPQTGTVSVFSTPAGATVYIDGVYYGSAPVTADLAPASHAIKVSLAGYNDYIASVSVAAGQSLPLYVTLVQASGTFTATTAPTLMQATTTTTVSLPPQAGQGSVMLYSRPPGAKVYIDGTYIGIAPAGRRSVTAGTHAVLFTMEEYEDFPTSITVTADQTAEFIAAMVPAGQQGRATPQATKAPGFGLLLTVAGIAGSVVLGKRVKR, from the coding sequence ATGAACTGGAATTTCGTCCCGGATAGGGAATATTTCCGGTGTTTGCCCGGATCTGCAGTTCCCGTTTTAATAATCGCCCTCCTGATCCTTCCCATGTGTGCCGGGGCAGCTGATCCTCTCGGTTCCCTGATCGTGGAATCCAATCCCTCGTCAGCACGCGTATTCATCAATGACCAGTATGTCGGGGCAACCCCATTTGCGACCAAACTTGATTCGGGTCATTATACAGTGAAGGTGACACAGGTAGGATATCAGGACTACACAACCACGGTTGCAATATTCTCAAACCAGATAACCACGGTCAACCCGGTTCTTGTACCGGTCCCGCAGACCGGAACGCTCTCAGTCGCATCGACACCTTCGCAAGCGCGTGTACTTGTCGATGATGTCATGGTTGGCATGACACCCTATACCGGCGCCGTAAACGCAGGATCGCATAACGTGAAGGTGACAAAGATCAATTTTAACGATTATTCGACAACGGTGGTGATCGCTGCGGACCAGACAACCACATTGACAGTGAACCTCGTTTTGGTGCCGCAGACAGGAACGGTATCGGTCTTCTCGACACCTGCAGGTGCAACCGTTTATATTGACGGCGTATACTATGGATCTGCACCGGTAACAGCAGATCTTGCTCCGGCCTCCCACGCCATCAAAGTCAGTCTGGCAGGTTACAACGATTATATTGCATCAGTATCAGTGGCTGCCGGGCAGTCGTTACCTCTTTACGTGACGCTTGTCCAGGCTTCCGGCACCTTCACTGCGACAACGGCACCAACCCTTATGCAGGCAACAACCACAACCACCGTTTCATTGCCGCCGCAAGCCGGGCAGGGATCTGTTATGCTTTACTCGCGTCCGCCCGGAGCAAAGGTGTATATCGACGGTACCTATATTGGGATCGCTCCCGCAGGTAGGCGTTCTGTCACTGCCGGGACCCATGCGGTTCTTTTTACGATGGAGGAATACGAGGATTTCCCCACGTCAATCACTGTCACGGCTGATCAGACAGCGGAGTTCATCGCCGCGATGGTGCCTGCCGGTCAGCAGGGCCGCGCCACACCTCAGGCAACAAAGGCACCCGGTTTCGGGCTGCTCCTTACGGTTGCGGGGATTGCAGGCTCTGTGGTGTTGGGTAAGAGGGTAAAACGATAA